DNA from Phragmites australis chromosome 16, lpPhrAust1.1, whole genome shotgun sequence:
TTGCTGAAGGGGGTGTAtcgggaagaaaaatacttgagtagaaatCAATAAATGCGACTAGACATGTTAGGTATGGACGTCTCATGACTAGTAAGGGCTAGTCGTAGGATCACAATATATGCAAGGAGGCTGGTCGCGCAAGCCTCACGCTGGTCGAGCGAGCCTTGACATGGTCGCGCGATAAGCCAGGGTTCAGGAAATATCCTTCGTCGATTGCTATATCCCTCGTATGACCCGTTAACCAGGACACctccttactcaatactctgacACTATTTACAATCTCCACCATCTCATGTAAAGCTAACAAATGAGCTCCTTTCAGTGTCCACCAAAAAGAGATGTTCTCCTAGGGAAATTGTATCACCTCGGCTACAATTTTTTCTTTATGATGAGCTATGATGTACAGACTTGGATATTGGTCACGCAAAGGTGAATCTCTTATATCTACTTAACTAAATTTAGTAACATGTTGTTTTCAGTTCACAATAATCAAAAGTTGGAGCCTTATATCTATATCCAATGGCTAACTCTTTCCTCAACCCTACTGCATAAACTTTTCTAACGAACTCACATTATCTCATCCACATCCACCCCTGACCTAGCTATGTCCCACTCGGCTGCCCCCCCCCGCCCATGTAGGCCACCTCCTATCTAGGCATTAGTGAGGCCTAATGGCCCACACCTCCGCCACCCTCCCTTACCACACCATCGCTTATCCTCCCACATATTCTTTCTCGAGGTCAACGATCATTGCTAGAGCCGTCACCATTATCGACCGCCACCTACTACTCCTATGTTCTTGCCCCCCTCCACTAACCTACTCCGCCCCGCGGCCAGCGCACCCCTCAAGCCTTGCTACTCCATCGCCCATTGTTGGGTCCTAGTCAACCCCCAACCTAAAAGGTCGCCAGGGTTGGTGATGAGGCTCGTGGATCTTAAAGAAAACCCAAAGGTCACAAATTTAactatttttcttcaaaaaaatgATCGCATGTTTTCTAGCAATTTCGTTTAGTTTTACAATGCTAAAACGAGGGAACTATGCAGCTACATAACACAAGTGTTAAAATTGAAAATGGTAACTGCATTTGTCattgttagagtatatggtatatgATACATAAGGATCCAGTTGTTATGGTAGGATAGTATTAGATTCTATCTTATCAATAGAGTTGCTTGATATCCAAGCCATCTACACTCTATATATTCTACCCTCAAGGCTCAATGCAATATATAGAATATCCCACACAATCTATTCTTACTACATGGTATCACGAGTTTAGGTTCTAATCCTAGCcacaaaccctagccgccaccagCTTCCACACTGCACGCCACTAAGGAGATCGATCTCCATGATCTCCACCAGGGGCAGCACCACCCATACCTAGGGTTCGCACCATCGATCATATTGATCGGCCACCCTATAGAGTATTTTACCGATCTGTTGATCGGGGTTTTCTCTCACATCAGTCATTGATCGATTTTTCTCCTTGGTTTTTTCGATCAAAGATCGGTTTGTATCACCCTCTGCCCATCGTCTTCACGCACCTCTAATCTGACCTTGGCACGACTGCACCGGCTCCTCCACCTGTGCGGCATGGCCGATTGCTCTTCGTTCGTGCGGCTCCATCGCGCCTATTTCCAAGTGCACGGCCTGGATCGGCTCTATCCTTCTGTTCATTGACACTCGCGTCGGTTGTCCACACCACCACTGATCTGACCACGCGCCCGACTTCTGGATACGTTGCCAGGTTTCTACTTGTCTGACCATGTCGGTTGCCCTGTCTCCATGCACCAACACCACATGACGACCACGTCTCCCTCTCCACGCGCCCATCGGTGTGTCTTCATGCTGCATCATCGTCTCCACTTCCGGATCGTCAACACGTGGAGGCATCCCCATCTCCAATCCGTCTCCATGTCTGGTCCACGCGTGGAGGCATCCTCATCTTCGTCGATTCCAACCGTGTGGCACGGTTCTGTCCGCACACGCCGACTTTGGCCGACCATGCGCTGGATCGTCACTACACGACCACACCGACCATGACCACTCGGGACTCTGTCGACCACTCACACGTCATCTTGACCATGACCatcctcgaccacgaccatcCGTGACCAGAGTTGGGCGCACGACACTCAGGGGACACCCTCACACATCGTTGCCCCGCCACTCCGTCCGCATGACACTCTATGCCGGTTCGTCGTCGCCTTCACCAATCGGGATGCCTCCGCCACGACCGCCTCACGCGCTCTCGGTCTGATCAACTGATCGCACATGGCTCCTCCCGATTGATCGGTAATGGCTCATACTCTCCTAGAGTACGCACGTACCCCCTTCTCGAGCACTGGGGTTGCCGTTGCATCGCCTTCAGGCCACAGTGCCGCCGCCCATGGTCATGCCTCCTCATTGCTGTCACGCCCTCTCTAGCACGGTCCGACCGAACGGAGGATCCTGTTGTCGCCCTACATTGATGTCCCATCGCACCACGACACTCCGGCCGATCAATGCCGCCTCTCCCAGCACATCGTCGCCTTAGTCATCAACGCACTAGATCTTCGTCATGTTGTTAGGGTGTTCTTCGCCGACTTCTTCGAGCACCGCCACCACGCTCTCAGATCCTATCATCGCTGCTCCAGACATCTAGTTCCGTCTCTACCATCTTCATCCAGCACAACCTCATCGCCAACGTCACGATATCCTCCTCGGCCTCTTCGTCTACTCCAGTACATGTGAACTATTTTggcaccttctcctcctcaccGTTATGCACATCGTGACCGTTGAGGCATTCTCTACTGATCCCTCAGACATTGGCACATAGTTGGTTTCCCTATCTTCGCGCGCCCGGTATTGGCAACACCCGTGCATGCCTTCGTCCCCGATGCGTTCCTGGACCTGGCAAACCTGGTGCACGCCTCATCCTCGACTGCCTCGACTGCGTTAACTTCAGCATTGACCTCTTCTTTGACTATTGCCTTATCCGCGTCACCGTCTTCTTCCCTCAGACATCCATATGCATGTGGCTTCATGTGTGGCTACCTCGACCATGGTAACCCGAACTATGCCTTCGTCGACCATGGCTACCTCACGCACAACATCCTTGACCACAACTACTTGTCTCGCTCTCGGCTATGTCGGCATTAGGCACAAAGGGCTACCATTTGCATGAGCAACTCGTCGGTTTCTTCAGTCACAACATATACATCATGTTGTTTTAATTGTGGGAGATGTCATTCGTCTTTCTCTCCAATCTCATCATTTGTGATGCTCCTGCTGCGGCTGCATGAGGATATTAGAGTATATGATATACGATACATAAGGATCCAGATTTTATGGTAGAAAATGATTAGATTCTATCATATTATTAGGATTGCTTGATATCCAAGCTATTTTTACTCTATATATTCCGTACTCGAGGATAAATGCAATATATACAATATCCCATATAATCTATTTTTCCTATGATCATACAACTTATATTTGAATGCTTATATTTTCCCATGCAATCTGTTTTCCTATGCAATATAATGCTTATATTTGAATCTTCGGGTAATCTAAATATAAGCAATCGGTGTGATTAATTGAAGGCATCACTTTCGCTCTGTGGGACTTATAAATCGTGAAGGATCCACTTATTAATTGAAGAGCCGAAATAATATACATCACTACTGTAGCTTCACTACTCCCGCTTCTCTTCTGATTGTGAACCTCACCGTTGTCAGTGCCAGTGACGTCTCTCACTGTCATTGTCCGTGTCACCCTCACCCTTGTGGTTTGGGGTTGATTTGTCCAAGTGAAAGTCCAGATCTCACTGTTGAGATTTGGGGGATTTCAAGTTGCGTATTTGAAGTTTTGAATCATGAATTTGAAATTACGAGTTCAAAGTTTCTAATGTCCAACCAAGTTGGATTTGTTGCCGGTGAGCTGAAACTTGAAATTTTCGTTGCAAAGCTGGAACTGTTTAACGTTGAGGATCTCTCCAAGGGAACGGGTTGGCCTGAAATAACGCTTTGATCGGCGTACGGCGTTAGGTGCGGAGTCCAAATCGGTTTCATTGCTCGCGTCGCCCCGCGCTCGAGGGACCCAATGGTAGGGTAGTTAACTATAGCTAGGGGCCAGTAGTGACCTGTATGCTTCGCTGATTGGCGACACACTTAATTCCTTCTCGCTGATGAGTCTACGCGGCCGCCTACCACGTCCAAATGAAGCCTAAAACAGCGGGGAGGCTAACCAATGTCTTTTCTGCTCGGCGTGCCAGGATATCAGGCACCTGTTTCTACGATGTCCTAGGGCGATTAGTATTTGGCAGGCACTCGGTATTCCTTTCCCTTTGGATGTTGTACACGTAGACTAATTATGGGATGGATTGCAAGAACTCTAAAAAGTGCGTTTGGTTACTTGCATGTCTAAGTTTGACCCGTATTTATGAGTTAGGTTCATCTTAATTAAGTTGAGTACCTTGAGCAGTAATTTATTTGATTGTATGTATCTATTTAGTTTGACAAAAAAGAGATGGTGTTTGATAGCTCACACGAAGACATATTGCATAAGAAAAATTGTACAAAtaagtatttatttttatgttcTTGTACTATTATAATTATTAGTTTATCTTattaaaatttaatattttttaaaatatattaatatcacTTAATACATACTAATAACATCATTAGCTGAGCACTATGCTAAATTTGGCAAGTCTAGCTCTGTAGAAACATATTTGCATCACATACCTGTAGAGTCAGACTGAGTGCATGTATTTATATCCGAGAGCCATACTCAGAGTGACATACAAGCAACCAAGCATCTGCTGCTTGCATCCCATGAGACAGGATGAGCCATATGCAGATAACAAAACTCACCCTAAGCCTACTAAGACCTATTTAGTAGGGCTATAGCTCTCCATCTTAgatctaaaatttatatataaaataaattaatttaagcatatatttttaatttaaaataaaaataagataattcATTAAAATATCTTCAATGCATTTATAACTTAGCtctacaaaattttaaagttagaaatatctattaaaaaattgttaTAGTTGGAGCTGTGATCTGCCGACCCGAAAAGCTGATCTTGGCGCGTAGCAAGTGCCCCTACTGCAGTCAACCCTGTTCCAGCCGAAACGTGCAGGCTTTGTGCATCGCACGCAGCTCGCCCCATGCTCCGGCCGGATGGCACCAAATAGattggttgggttgggttgcGAACAGGTACGCGCCCGCGCAACATGCACCATGAGCGATACCGCGACAGCGGCTCCCGTGACCCGTCGCCGAGCCTCTCTATATACCAACCCGTAGGGAGAGCCGGAGAGGTAGCGGAACCATTAGTTCCTACGccggctagctagctagcaacCGTGTACGTACGCAGCGTGGTgtcatggaggaggaggcgcgggCGCCGCTGCTGCAGCCGCGCGGCGAagaggcggcgacggcgaaggGGCGAGCGAGGCGGGCGGCGGTGGAGTGGTGGGTGGAGTCGAAGAAGCTGTGGCGCATCGTGGGGCCGGCCATCTTCCAGCGGATCGCGCTCTACGGGATCAACGTTGTCTCGCAGGCCTTCATCGGCCACCTCGGCGACCtcgagctcgccgccttctccaTCGCCGCCACCGTCGTCTCCGGCTTCAACTTTGGATTCCTGGTACACTACTTACGCGTCCATATGCTTACATGATGCATGCACTCGAGCTTAACCACACAAACAGCCTTTCTTCTCTGTTCTTTTTGTTTCTAGAGGCAGATCGTGTGAAGGAGAGACTGCTACCCTTCGCGTGAACTGTCCAATTAACCAGTTAGCACTGGGATGAACTTGCCTTTTGCACTTGATTTGAATGATGTGAGAGTAGCCAAGCAATAACCACTGACCAATTTCCATCGAAACATACGAGTACCTGCGACTGAGAACCGAACACTCCGATCAAAATCTTTTTTGCTCAAATGGTATGGACGATCAAGTGGCCATTACTGCATGCATCTGCAATTTTGTTGGCAGTTTGCAACAAATGGCTTTGAATATTGTTCGAGCTGTACTTTACAATGTTAATTTACCTCCAAGTTGGTACATAATTATTTGGTTGGACACCGATCGACGATTgactttgctcatcttcttcctttGGTACATGCCCTCGGATCATCGTGGTACTTGACCTCTGTTTTAAAACAGCGATGCGGTACAACTGAGATATTTGCGATACTTGTTTATGGTGGTACGAAGGAGCCGTGTTTATTTGGCTGTCACGATTGAGAATGACAGGAACACCAACATGGTTAATATTCTCTCTTATTGTAAATATACGTTGTTTTAGCCTccttaactattctctaaatataagttattctcgaacttctatgcatttatttcttttttttccgtCTTATCCTTGTTTAAAAAAttctaccactctcacaaatgaataagttattttttccaatacagaataaataaagagcaataaagttatttgatctattttcttaattcttatacataaatctaaaatgatttatatttgcaatcggagggattAACTTAAGTGTCGGGTCCTAGTATCTTTCACCGTTCACCTTTTATGTCGGATAGGTCCAAGCGGTAGCTGCGATCTGCGAGAGATCTCTGGTGCTCCATTTATGTGGACGGCTGCTGTCGACGATAGACTGCCAAGAGATAAacgattttgatttttttgggtTTCATTTGGTTCATCCCAAATGAACCAATCGGGCGAACAATGTTGTCATTTTTAGTCGGAAGAATAGTCTCCTATTTGAAGACATGCAAACACGCGTCTTATCAGTGCTCGATCGATCGTTGTCACCCTCTGCATTTTCTTTCGTTCTTACTCTATGCGTGTTTGTCTTGTTGTGACTTGGCCGCAGCATCCGCGTCTGCTACTGTGTACAGAAGCATCAATCAGATCAGTCGCCTATGTATGCAGCTCACAGAAACCATACAATATGGTCACGAACTCTAATTATTCTGTCATTTCGTCATGGCTCACGACATGTAGAGTAGTGCAGTAGAATATTTGACTACCCAATTAATAATGCCACAAGTAGTAAAAAATGTGCGCCATCACAGTAATAATTTTATTTGCTGTGGTAGCTGGGCATGGCGAGCGCGCTGGAGACGCTGTGTGGGCAGGCGTTCGGCGCCAAGAAACACCACATGCTGGGTGTGTACCTGCAGCGCTCGTgggtcgtcctcctcctcttcgccaCCGCGCTGACGCCGACGTACATCTTCATGGAGgacctgctgctgctgatcgGTCAGTCCCCCGAGGTGTCGCGGCTCGCCGGCCAGATGAGCATCTGGCTGATCCCGCAGCACTTCGCCATGGCGATGCTGCTCCCGCTCACCCGGTTCCTGCAGAGCCAGCTCAAGAACTGGGTGACCGCGGTCACCGCGGGCGTCGCGCTCGCCATCCACGTCGTCGTCACGTACGTGCTCGTGCACTGTTTCCACCTCGGCTTTGTCGGGgcggtcgccgccgccgacttGTCCTGGTGGCTCGTTGTGCTGGGCCAGTTCTTCTACGTCGTCGGCGGCGGGTGCCCGCTGTCGTGGAAGGGCTTTTCGATGGAGGCGTTCGCCGACTTTTGGGAGTTCATAAAGCTCTCCTCGGCTTCCGGAGTGATGCTCTGGTACGTCCATTTGACAGGAACATTTGTTTGTTGTTCCAAACTCATGCCATTAACAACATCACAATTTGCTCATATACTGCAGCTTGGAGAATTGGTACTACAGAGTGTTGGTGTTGCTGACAGGGTACCTGAAGAACGCTGAAATCGCTGTGGATGCACTCTCCATATGGTAATTGGTACTTAGCATCCAGAGCAGTACTTCGCCATTCACATCCAAATCAGTTTCCATATCTAACTGCAATGCATTGGTTCTTGATCCTAATGTAGCCTGACGATCAATGGATGGGAGATGATGATTCCGTTCGGCTTCTTGGCTGCAACTGGGTAAGTATGCCGCGAATAGCGTGCGCCTGACTTGTGAAGTCACGTGCGCGCTCGACCATGTCcgcgagttttttttatttttatattttctaacttaaaatattaaataaatatacttgTTAGAAAGATTTACAAAAATATCTCTCTTACCGCGCTCAGCCTTTTAGCCAGTCGGATGAACAGTAGCAATCGAAATTGcgctctattcaaaatagttttcttctgttactctaaaaattctataactttttgtatgtgtttcataatccatgtgcaacccattttaattggattcatccaaaaagcccgcgtataatttaaattaaaattattcgaaaaagactacttttataaattctaacaattgttagggtctcaaataatttttcacaaatctgaaaaaaattactaatattctttttatatgatagactaatttctaaaattatttccagccatagtttatatggtgaaaacaatatcacatgaaattttgtaaaagTATTTccatcctataaataaaaaatatttccatcctatacataaaaaatatttacaattgatatatttCCAATagttaaattttgtatatgtttgaattttctttgaattcaaattgaattaaaagattaatatcacatgaaatgataaaaatacatataaatagagtattataaaggaactaaccttttcaccatataaattatggctgaaaataattttagaaattagccaatcatataagaagaatattagttatttttttcatatttttaaaaatttatttgagaccctaataattgttagaatttataaaagtggtattttttggagaattttagtttaaattctacacatgttttttagatgaatccaattaaaatgggttgcatatatattataaaacacatataaaaatttatagaatttttagagcaacaaaaaaactactattttgaatagaaaATAAGATGCATAAACAGTAATTTGCGACGGCTACTGTTCATCCGACTTTTAAGTGAGGGCGGTacgtttattttttaaatatttttatcatgaatctatttatttaatattttaagttaaaaaatataaaaataaaaaaaactctccgATTCGGGCATTGGGCCGCCCGGGCTGTGGGAAGAGAGGCGCGGCTTGCGGGCCAAGACCGGGGGAGCGGAGAGGCTTAGGTGGGGCTTTTTTAGGTCCATGTGAATTTATAATGGAAATTTTGTTTAAAACTTTGTGTTGAAagctttttttttgaaaaagtttgtgctgattttttttttacaatttttcttaACAACTTTTCTCGATAATTTTTTCCGATAACTTGTCTCGATAACTTTTGCTTAAaagttttttttgaaaaacattaaaaaaaagaaagttacGGAGGAAGAGGActttaaaaaaagaaagttgCTAGTCGGCTTCCCAGCACACGCTCATGAATTAGCCACGTACGTACGTATGTTCATGCACAGCATATGCCTCAGCAGTGGCAGGTACACcaaaattttgtgtaattttttttatatgtcaactatataaaatacaaaTTGTTTCCCGCGTCACTTCTTCCCTCCACTCtctcttatctaataaaaattcctaaaattcaaataatttatccacttttACTATCCACTCTCATCATCTAACCTCTCTGTCTTGTTACTGAGTACGGGTATAAGGcttgttttactaataaaaatatttgaagaaattagaagaaaaattagtgGATAATCTCATATTCCTTTTTCAAATTCCATCTCAAATTAAACTATAACATCGCTCCCGACATATTCATTCAGCGGCGCTCCTATAGTGCATTCACATCTGCATACCTTTAGTTTATGCTTGATGTCACCGCgcctaatatttatattttcgttacaACGCATGTACACTTAGCTAGTATTATGTTTTGTAGGTGTGCCTAGAACCGCGGTTCACAACGGCTCAAGCACATATCAGCATGACCTAACCGGCATTAACATGACCATAACTCACAACTCACTACCCCGTACAGCCACACATAGTGGCCTAGGTGCCCTCGAGATATGAGTGACGACCGTATGCGTAAGTGTGTCGATTCCTGATAAGATGAGACTGTGTGTGTGACTGCGTAATAATTGCGTTTTTGAGATGGAGGACGGCGGCGATGCGGGCATGAGCGGGTCATAGTGGTGTGGCGTGGGCGTGGGCGTGGGCGTGAGCTCAAACCTGGAGGGTGACGGCGGTGGCGCAAGCTCGAGTTAGGTGGGGCGTGGCGATGGTGTGGGCATAAGCGGGACGGATGTATGCGGGCACGAGTACAATGAATATATACACTCAAGTTGAAAATGCTGAGTCCGCTACTGTGCTAAGAGCTGATCAATTGTCACTAACCAGTGAGCTTTTGCAAACGGCAGCGTGCGGGTGGCGAATGAGCTCGGCGCGGGGAGAGGCAAAGGCGCGCGCTTCGCCATCGTCGTCTCGGTCACGACCTCCGTGGTGATCGGCCTCGTCTTCTGGTGCCTGATCCTCTACTTCAACGACCAGATCGCGCTCCTCTTCACGTCGAGCAAGGTCGTGCTCGACGCCGTGCACACCCTGTCCGTGCTGCTCGCCTTCACCGTCCTCCTCAACAGCGTGCAGCCCGTCCTCTCAGGCAAGCTGCTGAACCTGAAAAGCTAACATGCGGCGCA
Protein-coding regions in this window:
- the LOC133895409 gene encoding protein DETOXIFICATION 27-like encodes the protein MEEEARAPLLQPRGEEAATAKGRARRAAVEWWVESKKLWRIVGPAIFQRIALYGINVVSQAFIGHLGDLELAAFSIAATVVSGFNFGFLLGMASALETLCGQAFGAKKHHMLGVYLQRSWVVLLLFATALTPTYIFMEDLLLLIGQSPEVSRLAGQMSIWLIPQHFAMAMLLPLTRFLQSQLKNWVTAVTAGVALAIHVVVTYVLVHCFHLGFVGAVAAADLSWWLVVLGQFFYVVGGGCPLSWKGFSMEAFADFWEFIKLSSASGVMLCLENWYYRVLVLLTGYLKNAEIAVDALSICLTINGWEMMIPFGFLAATGVRVANELGAGRGKGARFAIVVSVTTSVVIGLVFWCLILYFNDQIALLFTSSKVVLDAVHTLSVLLAFTVLLNSVQPVLSGVAVGSGWQALVAYVNVGTYYFIGVPLGAILGWPLHFGVGGIWSGMIGGTAVQTLILAYLTVRCDWDEEAKKASTRMQVWASSK